In one Methylocaldum szegediense genomic region, the following are encoded:
- a CDS encoding PepSY domain-containing protein, with translation MDRMWPIHSGKTFGWPSRILVCLTGLACPVPYIIGVIRWPQKRRAKRLKTPVLDQRSHGATNRITARND, from the coding sequence CTGGACCGGATGTGGCCGATCCATTCCGGCAAAACCTTCGGCTGGCCCAGCCGCATCCTCGTCTGTCTTACCGGCCTCGCCTGTCCGGTACCGTACATCATCGGCGTGATCCGCTGGCCTCAGAAAAGGCGAGCAAAGCGACTCAAGACGCCGGTCCTGGACCAGAGGTCGCATGGGGCAACAAATCGAATTACCGCTCGAAATGATTGA
- a CDS encoding glycosyltransferase, producing the protein MSKPHPERVLFLIDSLGMGGAERMLVNYLQHLDTNRYQPRVCVFWVRDGNPIAAEIEQLGIPVDLIPVSGIRDCKCVASLVGYLRRHQIGLVHTQLETVTVHGGIAAKILGIPAIHTLHTFAYPNATAREILRSKVTWFALRNFHDQVIAVSAAVGEYAIAEGRVPREKITVLYNGIDTGYFRRGSDIDRAAVRKAFGIPLNAALVVTVAVLRREKGIQYLIEAWPKILESVPKAYYLIVGAGPYEDQLKSLAATYQLTDRVLFAGARSDIPAILGSSDLFVLPTLDDVLPTVLAEAMASGLPIIASRVGGVPEMVEHGRNGLLIQPGDPAQLAAACVRLLRAPDEARRLGQGGLAVAEARFNVRKQVQELENTYRALLERQRSSC; encoded by the coding sequence ATGTCAAAGCCGCATCCTGAACGCGTCTTGTTTCTGATCGACTCTCTCGGCATGGGTGGCGCCGAACGGATGCTCGTCAATTATCTCCAGCATCTCGACACGAACAGATACCAGCCGCGCGTTTGCGTTTTTTGGGTTCGGGACGGAAACCCCATTGCCGCCGAGATCGAACAGTTAGGTATACCGGTTGACCTGATCCCGGTCTCGGGTATCCGGGATTGCAAGTGCGTGGCCTCGCTCGTCGGCTATCTGCGAAGACACCAAATCGGTTTGGTGCACACCCAGCTCGAAACGGTCACGGTGCACGGTGGCATTGCCGCGAAGATACTCGGCATCCCGGCGATCCACACCTTGCACACCTTCGCCTATCCCAATGCGACGGCGCGTGAAATTCTCCGAAGCAAAGTCACCTGGTTCGCCCTGAGAAACTTTCACGACCAAGTCATTGCCGTTTCCGCGGCGGTTGGCGAGTACGCGATCGCTGAGGGCCGCGTGCCGCGCGAAAAGATTACGGTGCTCTACAACGGGATCGACACCGGGTATTTTCGGCGCGGCAGCGACATCGATAGGGCGGCGGTGCGCAAGGCGTTCGGGATACCGCTCAACGCGGCGCTGGTGGTAACGGTCGCGGTTTTACGGCGAGAAAAAGGCATTCAATATCTGATCGAGGCGTGGCCGAAGATACTCGAATCCGTGCCGAAAGCCTATTACCTGATCGTCGGTGCCGGTCCATACGAAGATCAGTTGAAATCGCTAGCGGCGACCTACCAGTTGACGGACCGCGTGTTATTCGCCGGCGCTCGAAGCGATATTCCGGCGATCTTGGGCAGCAGCGATCTTTTCGTCCTTCCCACGCTCGACGACGTGCTTCCGACGGTGCTGGCCGAAGCTATGGCGAGCGGTTTGCCCATAATCGCGAGCCGCGTCGGAGGCGTTCCCGAGATGGTAGAGCATGGAAGGAACGGCTTGCTGATCCAGCCCGGCGACCCAGCGCAACTGGCCGCAGCCTGCGTTCGCCTCCTGCGTGCGCCGGATGAGGCGCGGCGGCTGGGGCAGGGTGGCCTGGCCGTTGCCGAGGCACGCTTCAACGTTCGAAAGCAGGTACAAGAGCTCGAAAACACCTATCGGGCGCTGCTCGAGCGCCAGCGTTCCTCTTGCTAG
- a CDS encoding amidohydrolase family protein has translation MRAKRARIIDLGDATLLPGFIELHGHLAFQDGPRDTVLRHGVKTVRDVGGPLLAPSGGKGRLRLLTAGPIITVPGGYPFPVFGRHGHGHGEVATPVETPEEARQVVRRLAAGGTAVIKIALESGGEKGAPWRTGHEASTPPPWPMPSLEIARAVVDEAHRLGKQVSAHVGEPKGVALALAAGVDEWAHVPCESVTDELLERAVRQGVRILTTLDTLSHCPGIRGNVSKLAGLGAQLFYGAEIAHMEIPWGIDAQELHLMVHLTGMTPLEVLRTATSKAGEVLGLAPLGTLSAGAPADLIAVKGNALENFKLLESPDLVISDGKIVVNHFER, from the coding sequence GTGCGTGCGAAGCGTGCACGCATCATCGATCTCGGCGATGCCACCCTGCTCCCAGGCTTTATCGAGTTGCACGGCCATCTTGCCTTCCAGGACGGGCCGCGCGACACCGTATTGCGCCATGGGGTGAAGACCGTTCGGGATGTTGGTGGGCCCTTGTTGGCGCCTTCGGGAGGGAAAGGCCGTCTCCGTTTGCTGACGGCCGGCCCTATCATCACCGTACCCGGCGGCTATCCCTTTCCGGTGTTCGGCCGGCATGGCCACGGCCATGGCGAGGTTGCTACACCGGTCGAAACCCCCGAAGAGGCGCGGCAGGTCGTGCGGCGGCTGGCTGCCGGCGGCACCGCGGTCATCAAGATCGCACTGGAATCCGGCGGCGAGAAGGGCGCCCCATGGAGAACAGGACATGAGGCTTCGACGCCGCCCCCCTGGCCCATGCCGTCTCTGGAAATTGCCCGCGCCGTGGTGGACGAAGCCCATCGCTTGGGCAAACAGGTATCGGCGCATGTGGGGGAGCCGAAAGGCGTGGCTCTTGCGCTGGCGGCCGGGGTCGACGAGTGGGCTCATGTTCCCTGTGAGTCGGTAACCGACGAATTGCTTGAGCGAGCCGTTCGACAAGGTGTCAGGATCCTGACCACGCTCGATACGCTTTCCCATTGTCCGGGCATACGCGGGAATGTTTCCAAATTAGCGGGCTTAGGAGCCCAGCTTTTCTACGGAGCCGAAATCGCCCATATGGAAATCCCTTGGGGCATCGATGCCCAGGAACTTCATTTGATGGTGCACCTGACCGGGATGACGCCATTGGAAGTGTTGCGTACCGCCACCTCCAAAGCGGGCGAGGTTTTGGGGCTCGCTCCGCTCGGCACCCTGAGCGCGGGCGCACCGGCCGATTTGATCGCGGTCAAGGGTAATGCCCTTGAAAACTTCAAGCTTCTGGAATCCCCGGATCTGGTGATCTCGGACGGGAAAATCGTCGTCAATCATTTCGAGCGGTAA
- a CDS encoding sigma-70 family RNA polymerase sigma factor, translated as MARMLLSRIGYLLQPISLIRPMSRPITDSMLAPWGEGLMHDLFCFFRQRVGCPDTAADLTQETQLRVWQSTHDNRVDNPRAFAFRVAENLVVDHRRRQAVREICVPLEDEHADTVAGFDPAPEHCLEQKERLRKLNAALSELPEKCRTALLLNRLEGLSHREIAARLNVSESMIAKYLARAMRHCRSRVDDPSTR; from the coding sequence ATGGCTCGGATGTTGCTTTCCCGTATCGGTTACCTGTTGCAGCCGATTTCGCTCATAAGACCGATGTCTCGCCCTATAACCGATTCCATGCTCGCGCCGTGGGGCGAAGGGTTGATGCACGATCTGTTCTGCTTTTTCCGGCAGCGGGTCGGTTGTCCCGATACCGCCGCCGATCTGACGCAAGAAACACAACTGCGCGTGTGGCAAAGCACTCACGACAACCGGGTCGACAATCCTCGTGCTTTCGCTTTTCGGGTCGCCGAAAACCTGGTGGTGGATCACCGCCGCCGGCAAGCGGTCAGGGAGATCTGCGTCCCGCTGGAAGACGAGCACGCCGATACCGTGGCCGGATTCGATCCTGCCCCCGAACACTGTCTGGAACAGAAGGAGCGCTTGCGAAAGCTCAACGCAGCGCTGTCGGAGCTTCCTGAAAAATGCCGCACCGCCCTTCTGCTCAACCGGCTAGAGGGGCTTTCCCATCGCGAGATCGCGGCGCGGCTGAACGTCTCGGAAAGCATGATCGCCAAATATCTGGCTCGAGCCATGCGCCATTGCCGATCGCGGGTCGACGACCCATCGACGCGGTAA
- a CDS encoding polysaccharide deacetylase family protein — protein sequence MSNPESVIKPIDRDSLATPQSIFGISRFIPKSFYQDKLTILMYHGVVRQALPVPDYCFITETQFRQQMEYLARRCRVVSLSEALHRLRSGSFDRPTVAITFDDGYQNVFDVAFPVLREFQFPATVFLNTGFVGTSKTVWFCRLLEAIARTSNRTLEWRDLKFDLSTVNGKATASKKLQACLKKLDHDDLLRQVDEIIEKLGCDSSVPDLSPDFRIMNREAIAIMANSGLIQFGAHTASHSILTKIPLNKALKEIDESTQSIAMWTGQACRLFAYPNGGSGDYDSNILSILKRLGIVAAVTTIQGPNTVHTPVLELRRYGIHPGLTRLAFQFKVHHVLYRSNTQAG from the coding sequence ATGTCAAACCCAGAATCAGTTATCAAACCGATCGATCGAGATTCTCTCGCCACCCCCCAATCCATTTTCGGAATCTCGCGGTTTATTCCGAAATCTTTTTATCAAGACAAGCTGACGATACTGATGTACCACGGCGTGGTGCGCCAGGCTTTGCCGGTGCCTGACTATTGCTTCATCACGGAAACTCAGTTTCGCCAGCAAATGGAATACCTCGCTAGGCGTTGTCGAGTCGTATCTTTATCCGAGGCACTTCATCGCTTGCGATCCGGGTCGTTTGATCGCCCGACCGTCGCCATTACTTTCGATGACGGATATCAAAACGTATTCGACGTCGCATTTCCGGTCTTGCGAGAATTTCAGTTTCCGGCAACGGTATTCCTAAATACCGGTTTTGTCGGTACGTCAAAAACGGTTTGGTTTTGCCGTTTGCTAGAAGCAATAGCCCGCACCTCTAACCGAACGCTCGAATGGCGTGACCTCAAGTTCGACTTATCGACAGTCAACGGCAAGGCCACCGCATCCAAAAAGCTGCAAGCGTGCCTCAAGAAACTGGATCACGATGATTTATTGAGGCAAGTCGATGAAATTATCGAAAAATTGGGATGCGACAGCAGTGTTCCCGATCTCTCCCCGGATTTTCGGATCATGAATCGAGAAGCGATCGCGATCATGGCAAACTCCGGATTAATTCAGTTCGGCGCTCACACCGCTTCTCATTCGATTCTTACGAAAATTCCGCTCAACAAAGCACTCAAAGAAATCGACGAAAGCACTCAATCGATAGCCATGTGGACGGGGCAAGCTTGCCGCTTGTTCGCTTATCCGAACGGCGGATCAGGCGATTACGACAGTAATATACTGAGTATTCTCAAACGTCTCGGGATCGTTGCGGCCGTCACCACTATTCAGGGCCCGAATACGGTGCATACCCCCGTGCTGGAACTCAGACGCTACGGCATCCACCCGGGTTTGACGAGATTGGCCTTCCAGTTCAAGGTACATCACGTCCTCTATCGTTCCAACACGCAAGCCGGCTGA
- a CDS encoding IS110 family RNA-guided transposase, giving the protein MPTFYLGIDVAKAKLDCALRLPNGKFRTKVIANSQDGFATLVTWLTGPEARNVHVCMEATGVYWEDVAQCLATQGFTVSVINPAQIKAYAASRLTRTKTDAVDARLIAEFCAERHPPPWQARSEAEIALRALVLRLDALQALRTQESNRLEVARDAVRTNIQEHLNWLDQQIKSLIKTINEHIDSNPDLKGKRELLESIPGIGERTIAILLAFYAEPSRFANSRQAVAFAGLDPRRQESGTSVKTKPRLSKVGHAFLRKALYMPAMVILYKTAWGQPFKNRLALSGKPAKLIIGAMMRKLLQVAFGVLKSGKPFDPALHGT; this is encoded by the coding sequence ATGCCCACGTTTTATCTCGGAATTGATGTCGCCAAAGCCAAACTGGACTGCGCGTTACGCCTCCCCAACGGGAAGTTCCGAACCAAAGTCATCGCCAACTCCCAAGACGGGTTCGCCACCCTCGTCACTTGGCTCACCGGCCCAGAGGCACGGAATGTTCACGTGTGTATGGAAGCCACTGGGGTGTATTGGGAAGACGTCGCCCAGTGCTTGGCTACCCAAGGGTTCACTGTCAGCGTCATCAACCCCGCCCAAATCAAAGCCTATGCCGCTTCCCGCTTAACCCGGACCAAAACCGATGCCGTCGATGCGCGCCTCATCGCCGAATTTTGCGCCGAACGCCATCCGCCTCCCTGGCAGGCGAGAAGCGAAGCCGAAATCGCCTTGCGCGCGCTCGTGTTGCGTCTGGATGCGTTGCAAGCCCTGCGGACCCAGGAAAGTAACCGCCTGGAGGTCGCCCGGGACGCGGTGCGCACCAACATTCAAGAACACCTGAATTGGCTCGATCAGCAGATCAAGAGCCTGATCAAAACCATCAATGAGCACATCGACTCTAACCCCGATCTGAAGGGAAAGCGCGAATTACTCGAGAGCATCCCCGGTATCGGGGAACGCACCATCGCCATTCTGCTCGCCTTCTATGCCGAGCCCAGCCGCTTCGCCAATAGCCGACAAGCCGTCGCCTTCGCCGGGCTCGACCCGCGCCGGCAGGAGTCCGGAACGAGCGTGAAAACCAAGCCGCGGCTGTCCAAAGTCGGCCATGCCTTCTTGCGCAAAGCCCTCTACATGCCGGCTATGGTGATCCTGTATAAGACCGCTTGGGGCCAGCCCTTCAAGAACCGGCTCGCGCTCTCGGGCAAGCCCGCCAAGCTCATCATCGGTGCCATGATGCGCAAGCTCCTCCAGGTCGCTTTCGGCGTCCTCAAGTCCGGAAAACCCTTCGATCCAGCACTCCATGGCACTTGA
- a CDS encoding STN domain-containing protein, with amino-acid sequence MNHSRFLPFIAGTLTFSVSLSGMAETVRHFNQPAQPLGKALTEFADQTGTKLLFPAQLVEGLTAPALRGHYTDTEALQHLLAEAPLTYTKDGIGGTLTLVRAEKPVPAYDEETVQLSPITVNDEALTEEEELRTAYTVKRTLSATKTDTPIMDTPVSVQAVPRAVMDDQKTPELKEALENVSSVRPQPSLGVFNGFIIRGFHDFNQYRNGLRVGFTSYDTANLQSLEVLKGPAGVLSAASSRVA; translated from the coding sequence TTGAACCACAGCCGCTTTTTGCCCTTCATCGCCGGCACCCTGACATTTTCGGTCAGCCTGTCCGGCATGGCAGAAACCGTCCGCCACTTCAATCAGCCCGCCCAGCCGCTAGGAAAGGCTCTCACCGAATTCGCCGATCAGACCGGAACCAAACTTCTGTTTCCCGCACAGTTGGTCGAGGGGCTGACAGCACCGGCCCTACGCGGTCACTATACCGACACCGAAGCTCTGCAGCACCTGCTGGCCGAAGCTCCCCTAACCTATACCAAGGACGGCATCGGCGGCACCCTAACCTTGGTCCGCGCCGAAAAGCCCGTGCCCGCTTACGACGAAGAGACCGTGCAGCTCTCGCCGATCACGGTAAATGACGAGGCGCTGACGGAGGAGGAAGAGCTTCGTACTGCCTATACCGTGAAACGCACCCTGTCCGCGACCAAAACCGACACGCCGATCATGGACACGCCTGTATCGGTGCAGGCAGTTCCGAGAGCGGTGATGGACGATCAGAAAACCCCCGAGTTAAAGGAAGCGCTCGAAAACGTGAGCAGCGTCCGGCCGCAACCTTCCCTGGGTGTATTCAACGGCTTTATCATCCGCGGGTTTCACGATTTCAACCAATATCGGAACGGATTGAGGGTAGGCTTTACCAGCTACGATACGGCCAACCTGCAGTCCCTAGAGGTGCTTAAAGGCCCCGCCGGAGTGTTGTCGGCCGCATCGAGCCGGGTGGCCTGA
- a CDS encoding FecR family protein, whose amino-acid sequence MDSFSDSSDSLADQAEAWVILLHSGRATEDDRRKLAAWRAQSAAHEAAFLAAERLWQDMGLALAPDTVAVCEERQVQSTAPRSSHLENTDVRRSAPPGTHRHRSRLAAPAIAACLLVSVITVQMLGLFDIWLSDYHTATGELKEITLSDGSRVILDTDTALSVHFEKNLRRVELLRGRASFEVAPDPVHPFEVAGGVVTARALGTAYDVAVFGSEVRVSVLEHSVAVRTSGLDTEVTLSAGQEARWNGRELKGPEPADLRAAAAWRKGKLIFEDRPLAEAVAELDRYRPGAILITSAELRALRVTGVFPLDQPDSVLDDMAATLKLRTTPLGPWITLLHR is encoded by the coding sequence ATGGATTCTTTTTCCGACTCATCCGACTCCCTCGCCGACCAGGCCGAAGCCTGGGTCATTCTGCTGCACTCCGGTCGAGCAACCGAGGATGACCGCCGGAAACTGGCGGCATGGCGAGCGCAAAGCGCGGCTCACGAGGCAGCTTTTCTCGCGGCGGAGCGCTTGTGGCAGGACATGGGACTGGCGCTGGCACCGGACACCGTTGCCGTGTGTGAAGAAAGACAAGTCCAATCCACAGCCCCCCGTTCATCTCACCTGGAGAACACAGACGTTCGTCGCAGCGCGCCTCCCGGCACACATCGGCATCGCTCTCGCCTCGCGGCACCGGCGATCGCGGCCTGCCTGCTGGTATCGGTCATCACAGTGCAGATGCTTGGACTGTTCGATATCTGGCTCAGCGATTATCACACCGCTACCGGAGAGCTCAAGGAAATCACTCTCTCGGACGGCAGCCGCGTCATCCTCGATACCGACACGGCTTTGTCGGTACACTTCGAGAAAAACCTCCGCCGCGTGGAGCTGCTTAGGGGCCGAGCCTCGTTCGAGGTCGCTCCCGATCCCGTGCATCCCTTCGAAGTGGCGGGAGGTGTGGTGACTGCCCGAGCGCTGGGGACGGCGTACGATGTAGCCGTATTCGGAAGCGAGGTTCGTGTCAGTGTTCTCGAACACTCCGTCGCCGTGCGAACATCCGGCTTGGATACGGAGGTGACGCTCTCCGCCGGGCAGGAGGCTCGCTGGAACGGCCGCGAACTGAAAGGACCGGAGCCGGCCGACCTTCGCGCCGCTGCGGCCTGGCGCAAGGGAAAGCTCATTTTCGAAGATCGCCCCCTGGCCGAAGCCGTAGCGGAGCTGGACCGCTATCGGCCCGGTGCGATCCTGATCACTTCGGCCGAACTCCGCGCGCTGCGGGTCACCGGCGTCTTTCCCTTGGACCAGCCCGATTCGGTGCTGGACGATATGGCGGCGACGCTGAAGCTTCGTACGACGCCGCTGGGGCCGTGGATCACACTGCTGCATCGTTAG
- a CDS encoding GNAT family N-acetyltransferase, with translation MIKIEIVQSEQGFLELEPEWNPLLEASGLGNIFLTWEWVSTWWRHFGRERHKPWVITARDGVDGRLVGLLPLALQTVKLGGLRLRQLAFMGDDRVIDHLDAITMPRYREVIVPFFVECLIGKRTKHDFVRLDAMRSDSGFVRVLLEAIEHGAGAGHMIHDSVCPYLSLPSSWESYWSSLGKQSRYNFTRKAKRLQARADGPVAYRTIDSKTELAGAIRELARLHQARQRQKGNPGAFAQDRAIEFHTELAGHFLEKGWLRLYLLTVAEHAIAAIYCYKFGGKFSFYQSGYDPAWADCSPGALIMLHAVREAINEGVDEFDFLRGTEAYKALWTSAARTDRRLRIASSLPGWLVLRGYQVAYAGLRAIKSNFLGWSHRHVKAAS, from the coding sequence ATGATCAAGATCGAGATCGTTCAATCGGAACAGGGATTTCTTGAGCTGGAACCAGAATGGAATCCCCTCCTCGAGGCATCGGGGCTAGGAAACATTTTTCTCACCTGGGAATGGGTATCCACCTGGTGGCGTCATTTCGGCCGGGAGCGTCATAAGCCATGGGTGATCACGGCCCGCGATGGCGTCGATGGGCGCCTGGTCGGACTGCTTCCGCTCGCGCTGCAGACGGTGAAATTAGGCGGCTTGCGGCTCAGGCAATTAGCGTTCATGGGTGACGATCGGGTTATCGACCATCTGGACGCCATCACGATGCCGCGCTATAGGGAGGTCATTGTTCCATTCTTCGTCGAATGCCTGATAGGGAAACGGACTAAACATGATTTCGTCCGGCTCGATGCCATGAGGTCGGATTCGGGTTTTGTCCGGGTGCTTCTCGAAGCCATCGAGCACGGGGCCGGTGCCGGCCACATGATCCATGATTCGGTCTGTCCCTATCTTTCGCTGCCTTCGAGCTGGGAAAGTTACTGGTCCTCGCTCGGAAAACAGAGCCGATACAATTTCACGCGCAAGGCGAAACGACTACAGGCTCGGGCGGACGGACCGGTCGCCTACCGGACGATCGACAGCAAAACGGAACTTGCCGGCGCCATCCGCGAACTTGCGCGCCTGCATCAGGCCCGGCAGAGGCAAAAAGGCAACCCCGGCGCTTTCGCGCAAGATCGGGCTATCGAGTTTCATACCGAGCTTGCCGGCCATTTCCTGGAGAAAGGATGGTTGCGGCTTTACCTTCTGACCGTGGCCGAGCATGCCATCGCGGCCATCTATTGCTACAAGTTCGGTGGCAAATTCAGCTTTTACCAATCGGGCTACGATCCCGCCTGGGCTGACTGTTCGCCGGGCGCCCTGATCATGCTCCATGCGGTGCGGGAGGCGATTAACGAGGGGGTCGACGAGTTCGACTTTCTTCGTGGCACGGAAGCTTACAAAGCTTTATGGACGAGCGCGGCGCGGACCGACCGCCGCTTACGGATCGCATCGAGCCTGCCTGGCTGGCTGGTTCTTCGGGGCTACCAAGTAGCCTACGCGGGGCTGCGCGCCATCAAGTCGAACTTCCTCGGCTGGAGCCATCGCCATGTCAAAGCCGCATCCTGA
- a CDS encoding TonB-dependent siderophore receptor, producing MRNRFLARFFDTYNLDITPSPQFDASALRSDNRTLDRNLFYQRSDHDVYATNLDLTGKLDLWGTKHEILVGFDYYRSSEKYHARGDYETGDPALAIDMFNPRYNLDTALFDKDRLTPPLYSRAEEEWFGVYFQEHIVLWEKLHILGGGRHDWATTGRGYSDTSYAAADRDRRNRKDQEFSPRVGILYQPWSWLSVYGNWAKSFGSNNNIPGIGSVTPETGEQFEAGVKTELFDGRLTATLAFYNINKENILTPDLSTPDPTDVNTIGKARSKGMELDIAGRITDYISLIGNYAYTDAEITKDNEGNQGHRLPNVPYNSGSLWLKYDVNGFDSPDGLSLGIGVFAAGQRDGDNENTFKMPGYVRLDAAAAYRWTMGPSRVTAQLNLRNLLDKAYYESTDPFTNVAPRLAVVPAAPFTVIGSVRVEF from the coding sequence TTGCGCAATCGGTTCTTGGCGCGGTTTTTCGATACCTACAATCTGGACATCACGCCTTCGCCCCAGTTCGACGCTTCGGCACTACGCAGCGACAACCGCACGCTGGACCGCAACCTGTTTTACCAGCGCTCGGACCATGACGTTTACGCCACCAACCTGGATCTCACCGGCAAACTGGACCTATGGGGCACCAAGCACGAAATCCTGGTCGGTTTCGATTATTACCGGAGCTCGGAAAAGTATCATGCTCGAGGCGACTACGAGACGGGGGATCCGGCGCTCGCCATCGATATGTTCAACCCCCGCTACAATCTCGACACCGCCCTGTTCGACAAGGACCGCCTGACGCCTCCGCTCTACTCGCGCGCCGAGGAAGAATGGTTCGGCGTCTACTTTCAGGAACACATCGTGCTCTGGGAAAAACTCCACATCCTCGGCGGTGGTCGCCACGATTGGGCGACGACCGGACGCGGCTATTCGGACACCTCCTATGCCGCGGCGGACAGGGATAGACGGAATCGAAAGGATCAAGAGTTCAGCCCACGAGTCGGCATTCTCTATCAGCCCTGGTCCTGGCTGAGCGTTTACGGCAACTGGGCGAAATCGTTCGGATCGAACAACAACATACCCGGCATCGGCAGTGTAACGCCGGAAACCGGCGAGCAATTCGAAGCCGGCGTCAAGACGGAGCTCTTCGACGGCAGGCTGACCGCGACCCTCGCCTTCTACAACATCAACAAGGAGAACATTCTCACTCCAGACCTCAGTACGCCCGACCCGACGGATGTGAACACCATCGGCAAGGCGCGGAGCAAAGGCATGGAACTGGACATTGCCGGCCGGATTACGGACTACATCAGCCTGATCGGCAACTACGCCTATACGGACGCCGAGATTACCAAGGACAACGAAGGCAATCAGGGCCATCGCCTGCCGAATGTGCCCTACAACTCAGGCAGCCTGTGGCTCAAATACGATGTGAACGGGTTCGACTCGCCCGACGGGCTTTCCCTGGGAATCGGCGTGTTCGCGGCAGGTCAGCGCGACGGAGACAACGAGAACACGTTCAAGATGCCCGGTTATGTGCGGCTCGACGCTGCCGCCGCTTACCGCTGGACCATGGGGCCATCCCGCGTGACCGCGCAACTTAACCTGCGTAACCTGCTCGACAAGGCCTATTACGAATCGACCGATCCCTTCACGAATGTCGCTCCCAGGCTCGCGGTCGTACCCGCAGCGCCGTTTACGGTGATAGGCTCGGTACGGGTGGAGTTTTGA
- a CDS encoding anion transporter: MIATIVIVFSLVYIGMIRGGLPFLQLDRTGIAVLGAIALIATKSLTLDEAAKALHIPTLILLFSFMVISAQLRLSGFYMLVTEKLGALRVSPAVFLAALIAVAAGLSSVFSNDVVCLAVAPVLIDICLNRHIDPVPFLLALSCSANIGSAATLIGNPQNMLIGETLKMSFVDYLRDAVVPVGAGLVMTWLLIALFWRGRWAFDPRFAVVHRDPRFEPHARFDLWQAAKGLTVAAGLFGAFLFSDWPREILALGGAGILLLSRKLHSTHMLGLVDRQIILMFIGLFIVNYAVETTELPKQGVSALAQAGFDLHDPELLYGASFLLSNVVSNVPAVMLLLPMATHPDAGLLLALSSTFAGNLLIVGSVANMIVVDAAARRNIVISWRRHALVGVPVTLLTITIAAAWYWLGIR; encoded by the coding sequence GTGATCGCGACGATCGTTATCGTTTTCTCCCTTGTTTATATCGGCATGATTCGGGGCGGGCTGCCTTTTCTTCAGCTCGACCGAACCGGGATCGCCGTGCTCGGCGCTATCGCCCTGATTGCCACCAAGTCGCTAACTCTGGACGAAGCGGCTAAGGCGCTTCACATCCCTACCTTGATTCTGCTGTTTTCGTTCATGGTGATTTCCGCTCAGTTGCGGCTGAGCGGGTTTTATATGCTGGTGACGGAAAAACTCGGTGCGCTCCGGGTGAGCCCGGCGGTGTTCCTGGCGGCACTGATCGCTGTGGCGGCGGGACTTTCCAGCGTGTTCAGCAACGATGTCGTGTGTCTCGCGGTGGCTCCGGTATTGATCGACATCTGCCTCAATCGTCACATCGATCCGGTACCTTTCCTGTTGGCCCTATCTTGTTCCGCCAATATCGGTTCGGCCGCGACGCTCATCGGGAATCCGCAGAATATGCTGATCGGCGAGACCTTGAAGATGTCCTTCGTCGATTATCTTCGCGATGCCGTGGTTCCGGTGGGCGCGGGTCTGGTGATGACGTGGCTGCTGATTGCGCTGTTCTGGCGCGGTCGCTGGGCGTTCGATCCGCGCTTCGCGGTAGTCCACCGAGACCCACGCTTCGAACCACACGCTCGCTTCGATCTCTGGCAGGCGGCAAAGGGGCTTACGGTTGCGGCGGGTCTGTTTGGAGCATTCCTATTTTCCGATTGGCCGCGCGAAATATTGGCGTTGGGAGGTGCCGGCATCCTGCTGCTGTCGCGAAAGCTGCACTCGACGCACATGCTCGGCTTGGTGGACCGGCAGATTATTCTGATGTTCATCGGGCTGTTCATCGTCAATTACGCCGTGGAAACCACGGAACTCCCCAAGCAGGGCGTGTCGGCGCTGGCGCAAGCCGGGTTCGACTTGCACGACCCCGAGCTGCTTTACGGCGCATCGTTCCTGCTCAGCAATGTCGTGTCCAATGTACCGGCCGTGATGTTGCTCCTCCCCATGGCTACCCATCCGGACGCGGGGCTACTGCTGGCCTTGTCGAGCACTTTCGCAGGGAACCTGCTGATTGTCGGCAGTGTCGCCAACATGATCGTTGTGGACGCCGCGGCGCGCCGGAACATCGTGATCAGCTGGCGGCGTCACGCGCTGGTGGGGGTGCCGGTGACTCTGTTGACCATCACTATCGCTGCCGCGTGGTACTGGCTGGGAATACGCTGA